One Ostrea edulis chromosome 2, xbOstEdul1.1, whole genome shotgun sequence genomic region harbors:
- the LOC125681534 gene encoding uncharacterized protein LOC125681534 isoform X2 produces the protein MAESRERMTMKARNPGRNDGRRQSPNYFLAIQITEEEIIQKVREIQDIILDKERNLSHAMIDIPTLHLTLGVYCLEDRASVLQATESLNRFHEKLKVSDFAPPSFTISTLGNFNHKVVFASFADDQGLKDLNTLARDVKKSLEDDGLFTTDDKFNPHITICKMSQNMDRLRRLGQTTLPKSPKCKKE, from the exons GAAAGCAAGAAATCCAGGACGGAATGATGGCAGGAGACAGTCCCCAAACTACTTTTTGGCCATACAAATTACCGAGGAAGAG ATAATACAAAAAGTAAGAGAGATTCAGGACATCATTTTAGATAAAGAAAGGAACCTGTCTCACGCGATGATAGATATACCCACCCTCCACCTCACACTTGGTGTATATTGCCTGGAGGATAGAGCAAGTGTCTTACA GGCAACAGAGTCTCTAAACAGATTTCACGAGAAGCTGAAAGTTTCGGATTTTGCGCCACCTTCTTTCACCATTTCCACATTGGGAAATTTCAATCACAAAGTTGTTTTCGCATCATTTGCAGATGACCAAGGACTAAAAGACCTCAACACCCTCGCCA GAGATGTTAAAAAATCACTCGAAGATGATGGATTGTTTACCACAGATGATAAATTCAACCCACATATAACCATCTGCAAGATGTCTCAAAATATGGATAGACTTCGAAGATTAG gacagacaactcttccaaaaagtcctaagtgcaaaaag gaatag
- the LOC125681534 gene encoding A-kinase anchor protein 7-like isoform X1, with translation MAESRERMTMKARNPGRNDGRRQSPNYFLAIQITEEEIIQKVREIQDIILDKERNLSHAMIDIPTLHLTLGVYCLEDRASVLQATESLNRFHEKLKVSDFAPPSFTISTLGNFNHKVVFASFADDQGLKDLNTLARDVKKSLEDDGLFTTDDKFNPHITICKMSQNMDRLRRLGIESIEPSHYEEKKYMYFGKQTAGGIQLCSMKEPKSESGYYHIQHEIKF, from the exons GAAAGCAAGAAATCCAGGACGGAATGATGGCAGGAGACAGTCCCCAAACTACTTTTTGGCCATACAAATTACCGAGGAAGAG ATAATACAAAAAGTAAGAGAGATTCAGGACATCATTTTAGATAAAGAAAGGAACCTGTCTCACGCGATGATAGATATACCCACCCTCCACCTCACACTTGGTGTATATTGCCTGGAGGATAGAGCAAGTGTCTTACA GGCAACAGAGTCTCTAAACAGATTTCACGAGAAGCTGAAAGTTTCGGATTTTGCGCCACCTTCTTTCACCATTTCCACATTGGGAAATTTCAATCACAAAGTTGTTTTCGCATCATTTGCAGATGACCAAGGACTAAAAGACCTCAACACCCTCGCCA GAGATGTTAAAAAATCACTCGAAGATGATGGATTGTTTACCACAGATGATAAATTCAACCCACATATAACCATCTGCAAGATGTCTCAAAATATGGATAGACTTCGAAGATTAG gaatagAAAGCATTGAGCCTTCGCATTATGaagaaaagaaatacatgtattttgggaAGCAGACAGCTGGAGGTATCCAACTTTGTTCAATGAAGGAACCGAAATCAGAATCCGGATACTATCATATCCAACatgaaatcaaattttga